The window GCGATCGCGGTGCCTTCTCCTGCCTCAGCGGTAATAGCGTCGGCGACGGCCTGCGCCTTCTCCAGATTGAGATCGACGATCGCGACCTTGGTGCCCAGCGCGGCGAAGCGATGCGCCATCGCCTCGCCGAAGCCGCTTGCCGCGCCGGTAATCAGCGCGACCTTGCCTTGCAGTTCCATCCTCTACTCCTTGGGTATGCCTTGAATTTCGTAGACCCGGCGTTTGCGACCCGTCGGGCGTATCCGTGTGATCAATCAGCCGTGGTTCAGCACCATCGTCTTGGTCTTGCTGAAGTCATGAAGGGCGGCGAAGCCCTTCTCGCGGCCATGGCCGCTCTTGCCCGCGCCGCCGAAGGGCAGTTCGATGCCCGCGCCCGCACCGTAGCAGTTCACGAAGACCTGGCCTGCACGCACGCGCTTGACCATGCGCATCTGGCGCCCGCCGTCGCGCGTCCACACGGCGGCGACAAGGCCGTAGTCGGTGGCGTTGGCGAGGGCCACGGCATCCGCCTCGTCGTCGAAAGGCAGCACCGTCAGCACCGGGCCGAACACTTCCTCGTTGGCGATCACGTTGTCGCGCGGCACCGGGCCGAGCAGGGTGGGGGCGACGTAGAAGCCGTCCTTCGCCACGCCCGCATCGAGCTTGCCCCGCGCCAGCACCGGGATGCCGTCCGCCGCCGCCTGATCGAGGAAGCTCTGGACGCGGGCCTGCTGCTTGGCGGTGATGATCGGTCCGCAGTCGAGGTCCATCTCCGGCGCGCCGACGCGCACTTTCTCGAACTCGGCGGCGAGGCGTGCGACGAACTGGTCGTGCACCGAGCGCTCGACCAGCAGGCGGCTGCCTGCCGAGCAGGTCTGGCCGCTGTTCTGGACGATGGCCTTGACGATCACCGGGATCGCGGCGTCGAAATCGGCATCGGCGAAGACGATCTGCGGGCTCTTGCCGCCCAGTTCCAGCGTGCAGGTGATGTAGTGATCGGCGCAGAGCTTCTGGATGATCTGGCCGACCTGCGGCGATCCGGTGAACGACATGAAGTCCACTCCGTGATGCGCCGCCAGCGCTGCGCCCGCCGTGGCGCCGCGTCCGGTCACGATGTTCAGCGCGCCCTCGGGGAAGCCTGCTTCGGCGGCCAGTTCCACCAGTCGCAGCGCGCTGGCCGAAGCGTCCTCGGCAGGCTTGAGCACCGTTGCATTGCCCACCGCGAGCGCAGGGGCGAGGGTGCGGCCGAACATCTGCGCGGGATAGTTCCACGGCAGAATATGACCGGTGACGCCGTGCGGTTCGTGGATCACGCCGACGTGATAGCCCGAAAGGTAGGGAATGGTCTCGCCGTGTAGCTTGTCCGCCGCGCCGCCGTA of the Novosphingobium sp. 9 genome contains:
- a CDS encoding aldehyde dehydrogenase family protein, whose product is MKVDFSRNFIGGAWVDPQTDASLPVIEPATGKSYGEIPDSTEADVDLAVRAARKAFDEGAWGRTTATERGRMLTRLGDLILSNAAELSAIEARDTGKPKSVADADIVALARYFEFYGGAADKLHGETIPYLSGYHVGVIHEPHGVTGHILPWNYPAQMFGRTLAPALAVGNATVLKPAEDASASALRLVELAAEAGFPEGALNIVTGRGATAGAALAAHHGVDFMSFTGSPQVGQIIQKLCADHYITCTLELGGKSPQIVFADADFDAAIPVIVKAIVQNSGQTCSAGSRLLVERSVHDQFVARLAAEFEKVRVGAPEMDLDCGPIITAKQQARVQSFLDQAAADGIPVLARGKLDAGVAKDGFYVAPTLLGPVPRDNVIANEEVFGPVLTVLPFDDEADAVALANATDYGLVAAVWTRDGGRQMRMVKRVRAGQVFVNCYGAGAGIELPFGGAGKSGHGREKGFAALHDFSKTKTMVLNHG